The Montipora foliosa isolate CH-2021 chromosome 1, ASM3666993v2, whole genome shotgun sequence genome has a window encoding:
- the LOC137979063 gene encoding somatostatin receptor type 5-like codes for MALPKSVCIPMLAIQMTEIVLIVMLNFITILVFTKTSFLRRRSLYLVLNLAVIDMLVGGLSETNIFLKIGNLCHIWKVPVPGNDERNLCTLHLLFVIASVTNLVAISIERMHATFRPLRHRFIKKRTYSVIITVIWATAASLTTAIVLTTDPDDTESLLIYYELNSFNGISLLVICACYASIAIKVHRGLHLLPHGAVSRERKLSKTLFILTVVSLLMWLPFTIGSFLQFSTDILTSFLIKTRELWFNFVCIVLLYANSLFNPTLYAFRLPDFRRAMISLFCRARQRRFVPVLNQNVMHRV; via the coding sequence ATGGCATTACCTAAATCTGTTTGCATTCCGATGCTTGCTATACAAATGACTGAGATTGTTCTCATTGTAATGCTGAATTTTATCACCATTCTCGTTTTTACAAAAACCAGCTTTCTTCGTAGGCGTAGCCTGTACTTGGTGCTCAATCTGGCGGTTATAGATATGTTGGTTGGGGGATTGTCAGAAACGAATATTTTCCTCAAAATAGGAAATCTGTGCCACATTTGGAAAGTACCCGTTCCGGGAAACGACGAGCGAAATTTATGTACTTTGCACTTATTATTTGTCATCGCTTCCGTGACAAATCTTGTTGCGATTTCGATAGAAAGGATGCACGCAACGTTTCGCCCGTTAAGACACCGCTTCATCAAAAAGCGGACGTATAGTGTCATTATTACCGTAATTTGGGCCACAGCCGCCTCACTAACAACTGCTATAGTCTTGACGACGGACCCGGACGACACAGAATCTTTACTGATTTATTACGAATTGAATTCATTTAATGGGATTTCTCTTTTAGTAATCTGTGCTTGTTACGCATCAATTGCTATAAAAGTTCATCGCGGATTACATCTTCTGCCCCATGGTGCAGTCAgtagagaaagaaaattatCCAAGACATTGTTTATACTGACTGTTGTATCCTTACTTATGTGGCTACCATTTACCATAGGCTCGTTTCTCCAATTCTCCACTGATATTTTAACTTCCTTCCTTATTAAGACGAGAGAgctttggtttaattttgtgTGCATCGTTCTCTTGTACGCCAACTCTCTTTTTAATCCCACTTTGTACGCATTTAGACTACCAGATTTCAGAAGAGCTATGATTTCACTCTTTTGCCGTGCGCGCCAGAGGCGATTCGTGCCGGTTTTGAATCAAAACGTAATGCACAGGGTCTGA